From one Halosimplex rubrum genomic stretch:
- a CDS encoding DUF58 domain-containing protein, which produces MSEDDPARPGSERSDTRGSEPERPDGGRTVVDEDDEADETGAADEPSVDPGGGDGTEPASAGANERDGETTEAGRADEGDVADGSAGGADTGGPVAVTVRSSRLRSTNHWVGFATLVFLSAGLGALLRSRALMLAAVVGVGYLAYANTTEAPEPDLAVERRLSAEDPEPGDTVEVTVVVENVGEAALPDLRVVEQVPEALAVTAGPARAATALRPGARMTFSYTVLARRGAYRFEGLTVIARNASGSRERELDAETEPAAITCLAPVDATEAVPLRGLTSPYTGRVSTDSSGEGTEFASLREYQHGDALSRIDWNTFARDGTLTTMEFREERMATVVVVLDLREEAYLQAGDDGPHAVDRGIDAARRVFNSLLGTGDRVGIAAFAAETVWLSPGAGPTHRARARELLSTHPALSPTPPDGRVYVRLQLRRLAQRLDDDAQVVFVSPMPDETSAVIARSLQVRGHAVTVLSPDPTMRDTPGRRLAAVERSNRLNDLRGSDVRVVDWDGDERLAEALERARRRWSG; this is translated from the coding sequence ATGAGTGAGGACGATCCCGCACGGCCGGGTTCCGAGCGGTCGGATACCCGGGGCTCGGAGCCCGAGCGACCGGACGGCGGCCGAACGGTGGTCGACGAGGACGACGAGGCCGACGAGACCGGCGCGGCGGACGAGCCGTCAGTCGACCCCGGTGGCGGGGACGGGACCGAACCGGCGTCGGCCGGTGCGAACGAGCGGGACGGCGAGACGACCGAGGCGGGGAGGGCCGACGAAGGGGACGTAGCAGATGGGTCGGCGGGCGGGGCCGACACCGGGGGGCCGGTGGCGGTGACGGTCCGCTCGTCGCGGCTCCGCTCGACCAACCACTGGGTGGGGTTCGCGACGCTGGTCTTCCTGTCGGCGGGGCTGGGGGCGCTGTTGCGCTCGCGGGCGCTCATGCTCGCGGCCGTCGTCGGCGTCGGCTACCTCGCCTACGCGAACACGACGGAGGCGCCCGAGCCCGACCTCGCCGTCGAGCGGCGGCTCTCGGCGGAGGACCCGGAGCCGGGCGACACGGTCGAGGTGACGGTCGTCGTCGAGAACGTCGGCGAGGCGGCGCTGCCGGACCTGCGGGTCGTCGAGCAGGTGCCCGAGGCGCTGGCGGTCACCGCGGGGCCGGCGCGGGCGGCGACCGCGCTCCGTCCGGGCGCCCGCATGACCTTCTCCTACACCGTCCTCGCGCGGCGGGGCGCCTACCGCTTCGAGGGGCTGACGGTGATCGCCCGCAACGCCAGCGGCAGCCGCGAGCGGGAACTCGACGCCGAGACCGAGCCGGCGGCGATCACCTGTCTGGCACCGGTCGACGCGACGGAGGCGGTCCCGCTGCGCGGGCTCACCTCGCCGTACACGGGCCGGGTCTCGACCGATTCGTCGGGCGAGGGCACCGAGTTCGCGTCGCTCCGGGAGTACCAGCACGGCGACGCCCTCTCGCGGATCGACTGGAACACGTTCGCCCGCGACGGGACGCTGACGACCATGGAGTTCCGCGAGGAGCGCATGGCGACGGTGGTGGTCGTCCTCGACCTGCGCGAGGAGGCGTACCTCCAGGCCGGCGACGACGGCCCCCACGCGGTCGACCGCGGCATCGACGCGGCCCGCCGCGTGTTCAACTCGCTGCTCGGCACCGGCGACCGCGTCGGGATCGCCGCGTTCGCGGCCGAGACGGTCTGGCTGTCGCCGGGCGCGGGGCCGACCCACCGCGCCCGCGCCCGGGAGCTGCTGTCGACTCATCCGGCGCTGTCGCCGACGCCGCCGGACGGACGGGTGTACGTCCGGCTCCAGCTGCGCCGGCTGGCCCAGCGGCTCGACGACGACGCGCAGGTGGTGTTCGTCTCGCCGATGCCCGACGAGACGAGCGCGGTGATCGCCCGCTCGCTGCAGGTGCGGGGCCACGCCGTCACCGTCCTCAGCCCAGACCCGACGATGCGGGACACGCCGGGGCGGCGGCTGGCGGCCGTCGAGCGGTCGAACCGGCTGAACGACCTCCGGGGCAGCGACGTGCGCGTTGTCGACTGGGACGGCGACGAGCGGCTGGCCGAGGCGCTCGAACGCGCGCGCAGGCGGTGGTCCGGGTGA
- a CDS encoding carboxylate--amine ligase — MVEGSTSDGPAVAVPVTDVPSTVATLRSLAPHGIHTVVVSEMATAQAFASKYCDEVVGTADPHADLLAYRDDLLDVAARDDVRTIVPVREVDAYVLSRYRSSFEPHVSLPVPDMSALERVHDRLLLAEAAESAGVPVPDTRRPADVEDWSRDLLAKSRYNLLTASYDDSLGPGESATSDLIEHFETGVRPDLDSLYERHRVEPIVQEFVPGGEEYMVAALYDSGDPLAVFQHRQVRGTRYTGSGGAYRESVSIPELEAVATDLLDHLEWNGLACLEYLRDEDTGEFVLAEINPRMWQSLASTVAMGADFPRYYWQQATGRADEIDPSYDLGVGCHWLKGEFLHALSLFRFDSPHVERPGYAETLRDIAVSTYRHPRFDYLSLDDPGPFLQDCSTLLAELPAVPRLQVKG; from the coding sequence ATGGTCGAAGGCAGCACGTCCGACGGGCCCGCAGTCGCGGTGCCGGTCACGGACGTCCCGAGCACGGTCGCCACGCTCCGCTCGCTCGCTCCGCACGGCATCCACACGGTCGTCGTGTCGGAGATGGCCACCGCGCAGGCCTTCGCGTCGAAGTACTGTGACGAAGTCGTCGGGACGGCCGACCCCCACGCGGACCTGCTCGCCTACAGGGACGACTTGCTCGACGTGGCGGCCCGGGACGACGTTCGGACCATCGTCCCCGTCCGGGAGGTCGACGCGTACGTCCTCTCTCGCTACCGGTCGTCGTTCGAGCCCCACGTCTCGCTGCCGGTGCCCGACATGTCGGCGCTCGAACGCGTCCACGACAGGCTGTTGCTGGCCGAGGCCGCCGAGTCGGCCGGGGTCCCCGTCCCCGACACCCGGCGGCCGGCCGACGTCGAGGACTGGTCGCGGGACCTGCTCGCCAAGTCCCGATACAACCTGCTCACGGCCAGCTACGACGACTCGCTGGGCCCCGGGGAGAGCGCGACCTCGGACCTGATCGAGCACTTCGAGACCGGCGTCCGACCGGACCTCGACTCGCTGTACGAGCGCCATCGGGTGGAGCCGATCGTCCAGGAGTTCGTCCCGGGCGGCGAGGAGTACATGGTCGCCGCGCTGTACGACTCGGGCGACCCGCTCGCCGTGTTCCAGCACCGCCAGGTCCGGGGCACCCGCTACACCGGCTCGGGCGGCGCCTACCGCGAGTCCGTCTCGATCCCCGAACTCGAAGCGGTGGCGACGGATCTGCTCGACCACCTCGAGTGGAACGGGTTGGCCTGTCTGGAGTACCTCCGCGACGAGGACACCGGGGAGTTCGTCCTCGCGGAGATCAACCCGCGCATGTGGCAGTCGCTGGCCTCGACCGTCGCGATGGGGGCGGACTTCCCCCGGTACTACTGGCAGCAGGCCACCGGCCGGGCCGACGAGATCGACCCCTCCTACGACCTGGGCGTCGGCTGTCACTGGCTGAAAGGCGAGTTCCTGCACGCGCTGAGCCTGTTCCGGTTCGACTCCCCGCACGTCGAGCGGCCGGGCTACGCCGAGACGCTCCGGGACATCGCCGTCTCCACCTACCGCCACCCGCGGTTCGACTACCTCTCGCTCGACGACCCCGGCCCGTTCCTCCAGGACTGCTCGACGCTCCTCGCCGAGCTGCCCGCCGTCCCGAGACTGCAGGTCAAGGGCTGA
- a CDS encoding metallophosphoesterase, giving the protein MTDAYYLLSDLHIGGDEQLRHVDFREELIEFLRDLADSDEDAELLINGDAFGLWELTEVEGPAKFDALVADYPDLFAQLRATGERVPITLIPGNHDYELAAHDEYVDRLAEYNVTLDQSVSITRELGDSVVHVEHGMQQDPNNRIPDFGNPYANPPGYFVNRQITSRAGRLSGRGKYNWLRDIQAVTPMTQIPDWLVSNYFYREMSAWLRFAVVPFLLLFNAALWYVGVVALDATGVWSLPMEAVQDALALFGPVGYLVDIVLTANLVLVGLLLVIAAPLYVFARDVRKTLRRFGLVHEGSDEDPVEKYLDRARAVFRADPAVAVYVYGHTHRPSTTEVGDRLVINTGTWLKRLHRVDPVVGLLPPVYYASFRLNYFRLTAADDGGVRVDYEVVDKPDPDDETLLQRLLTRPPESEAQIPETTVVDPPAPLDEPVSEPAEE; this is encoded by the coding sequence ATGACCGACGCCTACTACCTCCTCAGCGACCTCCACATCGGCGGCGACGAGCAGTTGCGCCACGTCGACTTTCGCGAGGAACTGATCGAGTTCCTCCGCGACCTGGCGGACAGCGACGAGGACGCCGAACTGCTGATCAACGGCGACGCGTTCGGGCTGTGGGAGCTCACCGAGGTCGAGGGGCCGGCGAAGTTCGACGCGCTGGTCGCGGACTACCCGGACCTGTTCGCGCAGTTGCGCGCGACCGGCGAGCGGGTCCCGATCACGCTCATCCCGGGCAACCACGACTACGAACTCGCCGCCCACGACGAGTACGTCGACCGGCTCGCCGAGTACAACGTGACGCTCGACCAGTCGGTGTCGATCACGCGCGAGCTGGGCGATTCCGTCGTCCACGTCGAACACGGGATGCAGCAGGACCCGAACAACCGGATCCCGGACTTCGGGAACCCGTACGCGAATCCGCCGGGCTACTTCGTCAACCGCCAGATCACGAGCCGTGCGGGGCGGCTCTCGGGCCGCGGGAAGTACAACTGGCTCAGGGACATCCAGGCGGTGACGCCGATGACGCAGATCCCCGACTGGCTCGTCTCGAACTACTTCTACCGGGAGATGAGCGCCTGGCTGCGCTTCGCGGTCGTCCCCTTCCTGTTGCTGTTCAACGCGGCGCTGTGGTACGTCGGTGTCGTCGCCCTCGACGCGACCGGGGTCTGGTCGCTCCCGATGGAAGCCGTCCAGGACGCGCTCGCTCTGTTCGGTCCGGTCGGGTACCTCGTCGACATCGTCCTGACGGCCAATCTGGTGCTCGTCGGGCTGCTGCTCGTGATCGCCGCCCCGCTGTACGTCTTCGCCAGGGACGTGCGGAAGACGCTCCGGCGGTTCGGGCTCGTCCACGAGGGGAGCGACGAGGACCCCGTCGAGAAGTACCTCGACCGGGCGCGGGCGGTCTTCCGGGCCGACCCCGCCGTCGCCGTCTACGTCTACGGCCACACCCACCGCCCGTCGACGACCGAAGTCGGCGACCGGCTCGTGATCAACACCGGCACGTGGCTCAAACGCCTGCACCGCGTCGATCCGGTCGTCGGCCTCCTCCCGCCGGTGTACTACGCGTCGTTCCGGCTCAACTACTTCCGGCTCACCGCGGCCGACGACGGGGGCGTCCGGGTCGACTACGAGGTCGTCGACAAGCCCGACCCCGACGACGAGACGCTCCTCCAGCGGCTCCTCACCCGCCCGCCGGAATCCGAGGCGCAGATTCCGGAGACGACCGTCGTCGACCCGCCCGCGCCGCTCGACGAGCCGGTGTCCGAGCCCGCCGAGGAGTGA
- a CDS encoding DUF7519 family protein: MSGTEVTRRPGRHSLVVSGIAGATATAMALTGGGAGAAVAALGAVVLLAGVRTANHRAVDAGGLVAFLGVAAAALSEAPPVAVLLGTVAAVVAWDAGTNAVSLGRQLGAEADTVRAENLHAMAGAVVGLVTAVLGLVLFEVGPTRQPVTTLFVLLIAATLLVVALNR; the protein is encoded by the coding sequence GTGAGCGGGACGGAGGTCACCCGCCGGCCGGGTCGCCACTCGCTGGTCGTCTCCGGGATCGCGGGCGCGACGGCGACGGCGATGGCGCTGACCGGCGGCGGCGCCGGCGCGGCGGTGGCGGCGCTCGGGGCGGTCGTGTTGCTCGCGGGCGTCCGGACGGCGAACCATCGCGCCGTCGACGCGGGCGGACTGGTCGCGTTCCTCGGGGTCGCCGCCGCGGCGCTGTCGGAGGCGCCCCCGGTCGCGGTCCTGCTCGGGACGGTCGCGGCGGTCGTCGCCTGGGACGCCGGCACCAACGCCGTCTCGCTGGGCCGGCAACTGGGCGCCGAGGCCGACACCGTCCGCGCCGAGAACCTCCACGCGATGGCCGGCGCCGTCGTCGGCCTCGTCACCGCCGTCCTCGGTCTCGTCCTCTTCGAGGTCGGCCCCACCCGCCAGCCCGTCACCACGCTGTTCGTCCTCCTGATCGCCGCGACGCTGCTCGTCGTCGCGCTGAACCGGTGA
- a CDS encoding HdeD family acid-resistance protein, which produces MSTDTSSVESADVQRGWRYLMGAGLLITVLGLTAIAAPFVTGVAVSVLLGALLVVGALGHAVNAFSAGGVAGTVWQVALAVVYAVAGISLLANPVLGLTTVTILLIAYFAVEGVIEVAMGIRARSEPNWLWYVASGAVSLGLAVLLWAGFPSTAAWAVGLLTGVHLLSTGVLLVYVGYAGRRGGTASGGEAMGGEPRSG; this is translated from the coding sequence ATGAGCACAGACACTTCCTCGGTCGAATCGGCGGACGTACAGCGGGGCTGGCGGTATCTGATGGGCGCCGGCCTCCTGATCACCGTCCTCGGACTGACCGCGATCGCGGCGCCGTTCGTGACCGGCGTCGCTGTCTCGGTCCTGCTCGGCGCGCTGCTGGTCGTCGGCGCGCTCGGGCACGCCGTCAACGCCTTCTCGGCGGGCGGGGTCGCCGGGACGGTCTGGCAGGTCGCGCTCGCGGTCGTCTACGCGGTCGCCGGGATCTCGCTGCTGGCCAACCCGGTGCTCGGCCTGACGACGGTGACGATCCTGCTCATCGCCTACTTCGCGGTCGAAGGGGTCATCGAAGTCGCGATGGGGATCCGGGCGCGCTCGGAGCCCAACTGGCTCTGGTACGTCGCGAGCGGCGCCGTCTCGCTGGGGCTGGCCGTCCTGCTGTGGGCCGGCTTCCCGAGCACGGCCGCGTGGGCGGTCGGACTCCTGACGGGGGTCCACCTGCTGTCGACCGGTGTCCTGCTGGTGTACGTCGGCTACGCGGGTCGACGGGGCGGGACTGCGAGCGGCGGCGAAGCGATGGGTGGCGAACCTCGGAGCGGGTGA
- a CDS encoding cryptochrome/photolyase family protein produces the protein MTQPRPVVGTPDEYDLTDPNRVPWVLGTHLHPEVGPLGRAPPGSRVCMIEAHGFARRKPFHHHKLTLVFAAMRHFRDELRAAGYEVEYVRAETFREGLATYFERHPDDTLVAMRSPSHRSGGRFADLVDAVGGDLDLVGNELFCSTRAAFDEWADGETDAFRHESFYRWMRRESGVLMADGGPVGGEWNLDADNRAVPPDDWEAPPVYEPERDDLTAAVSEWVAAEFDTWGSTDGFAWPVTREDALAALDHFVAERLPEFGPYQDAMRADDPAMAHALLSPAVNLGLLHPWEAVTAVEDAYESRADVPLNSAEGAVRQFLGWREFVRHVYRHAMPDLAEANRLGADRALPDAFWNGETDMACVGGSVADVYERGYAHHIQRLMVLSNFATLWGVDPAELNEWFHATYVDAYHWVTTPNVVEMGAYGSGVFATKPYVASANYVDRMSDYCGDCAYDPDRTTGKGACPLNALYWDFLDRNEDELRSNHRMGFVYGHVDDKREDGELDEIFQRVSELRSMERDGDL, from the coding sequence ATGACACAGCCACGCCCGGTCGTCGGAACCCCCGACGAGTACGACCTGACCGATCCGAACCGCGTCCCCTGGGTCCTCGGGACCCACCTCCACCCCGAGGTCGGACCGCTCGGCCGCGCGCCGCCGGGGTCGCGCGTCTGCATGATCGAGGCCCACGGGTTCGCCCGGCGCAAGCCCTTTCACCACCACAAGCTCACGCTCGTCTTCGCCGCGATGCGTCACTTCCGGGACGAACTCCGCGCGGCCGGCTACGAGGTCGAGTACGTCCGCGCCGAGACGTTCCGCGAGGGCCTCGCGACGTACTTCGAGCGACACCCCGACGACACGCTCGTCGCCATGCGCTCGCCGAGCCACCGCAGCGGCGGCCGCTTCGCCGACCTCGTCGACGCCGTCGGCGGCGACCTCGACCTCGTCGGCAACGAACTGTTCTGCTCCACCCGCGCGGCCTTCGACGAGTGGGCCGACGGCGAGACCGACGCCTTCCGTCACGAGAGCTTCTACCGGTGGATGCGCCGCGAGAGCGGCGTCCTGATGGCGGACGGCGGCCCGGTCGGCGGCGAGTGGAACCTCGACGCGGACAACCGGGCGGTCCCGCCCGACGACTGGGAGGCCCCGCCGGTGTACGAGCCTGAACGCGACGACCTGACCGCCGCGGTGAGCGAGTGGGTCGCCGCGGAGTTCGACACCTGGGGATCGACCGACGGCTTCGCCTGGCCGGTCACCCGCGAGGACGCGCTGGCCGCGCTCGACCACTTCGTCGCCGAACGGCTGCCCGAGTTCGGCCCGTACCAGGACGCGATGCGGGCCGACGACCCGGCGATGGCCCACGCGCTGCTCTCGCCGGCGGTCAACCTCGGGCTGCTCCACCCCTGGGAAGCGGTCACGGCCGTCGAAGACGCCTACGAGAGCCGGGCGGACGTGCCGCTCAACTCCGCCGAGGGCGCCGTCCGCCAGTTCCTCGGCTGGCGCGAGTTCGTGCGCCACGTCTACCGCCACGCGATGCCAGACCTGGCCGAAGCGAACCGACTGGGCGCCGACCGGGCTCTCCCCGACGCCTTCTGGAACGGCGAGACCGACATGGCCTGCGTCGGCGGCAGCGTCGCCGACGTGTACGAGCGGGGCTACGCCCACCACATCCAGCGGCTGATGGTCCTCTCGAACTTCGCGACGCTGTGGGGGGTCGACCCCGCCGAGTTGAACGAGTGGTTCCACGCGACCTACGTCGACGCCTACCACTGGGTGACCACGCCGAACGTCGTCGAGATGGGGGCCTACGGCAGCGGCGTCTTCGCCACCAAGCCGTACGTCGCCTCGGCCAACTACGTCGACCGGATGAGCGACTACTGCGGCGACTGCGCTTACGACCCCGACAGGACCACCGGCAAAGGCGCCTGCCCGCTCAACGCGCTGTACTGGGACTTCCTCGACCGCAACGAGGACGAGTTGCGGAGCAACCACCGGATGGGGTTCGTCTACGGCCACGTCGACGACAAGCGCGAGGACGGCGAACTCGACGAGATCTTCCAGCGCGTCAGCGAACTCCGGTCGATGGAGCGCGACGGAGACCTCTGA
- a CDS encoding DUF7269 family protein, which produces MSRSVTATLGVLLGVVGLAALAVPQITTPLPTGETFVLVVGLVLVLGAVAQVQRRRHTELDYAETPDAELAVDLPTPGDDLDRRLGRLRLTRFNEAERHRINDEIRDVAAATIRRRERGSAEAAERALDEGSWTDDPFAAAFFTGRVPEAPTTDRLRELFDRESPFKRRAVRAIDAVERLLESEVRREADDE; this is translated from the coding sequence ATGAGCCGGAGCGTCACCGCGACGCTGGGGGTGTTGTTGGGCGTCGTCGGGCTCGCGGCCCTCGCCGTCCCACAGATCACGACGCCGCTGCCGACCGGCGAGACGTTCGTTCTGGTCGTCGGGCTGGTCCTCGTCCTGGGCGCGGTAGCGCAGGTCCAGCGCCGGCGCCACACGGAACTCGACTACGCGGAGACGCCGGACGCGGAGCTGGCGGTCGACCTGCCGACGCCGGGCGACGACCTCGACCGGCGGCTCGGCCGGCTGCGGCTGACGCGGTTCAACGAGGCCGAGCGCCACCGCATCAACGACGAGATCCGTGACGTGGCCGCGGCGACGATCCGGCGCCGCGAGCGGGGGTCGGCCGAGGCGGCCGAGCGAGCGCTCGACGAGGGGAGCTGGACCGACGACCCGTTCGCGGCGGCCTTCTTCACGGGCCGAGTGCCCGAGGCGCCGACGACCGACCGCCTGCGCGAGCTGTTCGACCGCGAGTCGCCGTTCAAGCGCCGCGCCGTCCGGGCGATCGACGCCGTCGAGCGGCTGCTGGAGAGCGAGGTGCGCCGGGAGGCCGACGATGAGTGA
- a CDS encoding hydantoinase/oxoprolinase family protein, with protein MNAADDAADARDARLGVDVGGTFTDVALVVDGELTTAKVPTTDDQSSGVVAGIEAACNAAGVDPSAVVGFRHATTAAVNAVLEGAGARTALVTTEGFADAVEIGRQDRPDLYDLSAEKPEPLVPRERRFEVAERTTTEGIERAVDPDGIRELADALDGNCESVAVSFLHAYAHPDNERRAAEILREELAVPVSASHEVLAAFREYERTATTVADAYVTPTVDDYLARLSERAADLALPPVRVMQSNGGIADAETVRERAVTTLLSGPAAGVVGAARFERTADAGLVTFDMGGTSSDVSLVRGGSAERTTDAEIGGHPVGAPMVDVHTVGAGGGSIARVDKGGALRVGPESAGAEPGPACYGKGGDEPTVTDAAVVLGYLGADTTLGGGLELDADRAEAVMEDLADAAGLDTVVDAAQGVYRVANATMARAIRGVTVERGHDPREFALAAFGGAGPMHAATLADRLGVETVLVPPGNGVLSALGLLAADERHDATRTYRTGLAGADAGAVESVFDELADEALADASDAETAAVERAVECRYAGQSFELAVDAPDPFDPETVRDRFHDEHERARGYRMDEPVDLVTCRVTATVPGDPPAIAYDPEGDPLVGKRDVFFESGFYRAPVYDRARVPVGVSVDGPTIFAGGESTVVLPPQWTARADEQGTLVLEAGEQ; from the coding sequence ATGAACGCAGCCGACGACGCCGCCGACGCTCGCGACGCCCGCCTGGGCGTCGACGTGGGCGGCACCTTCACCGACGTGGCGCTGGTCGTCGACGGCGAGTTGACGACCGCGAAGGTCCCGACGACCGACGACCAGTCCAGCGGGGTCGTCGCCGGGATCGAGGCGGCCTGCAACGCCGCCGGCGTCGACCCGAGCGCCGTCGTCGGATTCCGCCACGCCACCACCGCCGCGGTCAACGCCGTCCTCGAAGGCGCGGGCGCTCGGACGGCGCTCGTCACCACGGAGGGCTTCGCCGACGCCGTCGAGATCGGTCGCCAGGACCGCCCCGACCTGTACGACCTCTCGGCGGAGAAACCCGAGCCGCTCGTCCCGCGCGAGCGACGGTTCGAGGTGGCCGAGCGCACCACCACGGAGGGGATCGAACGGGCGGTCGACCCCGACGGGATCCGGGAGCTCGCCGACGCGCTCGACGGGAACTGCGAGAGCGTGGCCGTCTCGTTCCTCCACGCGTACGCCCATCCAGACAACGAGCGCCGGGCCGCCGAGATACTGCGCGAGGAACTGGCCGTCCCGGTGTCGGCCAGCCACGAGGTGCTGGCGGCGTTCCGCGAGTACGAGCGGACGGCGACGACCGTCGCCGACGCCTACGTGACCCCGACCGTCGACGACTACCTCGCGCGGCTGTCAGAGCGGGCCGCGGACCTGGCGCTCCCGCCGGTGCGAGTGATGCAGTCCAACGGCGGGATCGCGGACGCCGAGACCGTCAGGGAGCGCGCGGTCACGACGCTGCTGTCGGGACCGGCGGCGGGCGTCGTCGGGGCGGCGCGGTTCGAACGGACCGCCGACGCCGGGCTCGTGACCTTCGACATGGGCGGCACCTCCTCCGACGTGAGCCTCGTCCGCGGGGGGAGCGCCGAGCGGACGACCGACGCCGAGATCGGGGGCCACCCCGTCGGCGCGCCGATGGTCGACGTACACACCGTCGGCGCGGGCGGCGGGTCGATCGCCCGGGTCGACAAGGGGGGTGCGCTTCGGGTGGGACCCGAATCCGCGGGCGCCGAGCCCGGCCCGGCCTGCTACGGGAAGGGCGGCGACGAACCCACGGTCACCGACGCGGCGGTCGTGCTGGGGTATCTCGGCGCCGATACGACGCTCGGCGGGGGGCTCGAACTCGACGCCGACCGCGCCGAGGCGGTGATGGAGGACCTCGCGGACGCGGCCGGCCTCGACACGGTCGTCGACGCCGCCCAGGGCGTCTACCGGGTGGCCAACGCGACGATGGCGCGGGCGATCCGCGGCGTGACCGTCGAGCGGGGCCACGACCCCCGGGAGTTCGCCCTCGCGGCGTTCGGCGGCGCCGGCCCGATGCACGCCGCCACGCTCGCCGACCGGCTGGGGGTCGAGACCGTCCTCGTCCCGCCCGGCAACGGCGTCCTCTCGGCGCTGGGCCTGCTGGCCGCCGACGAGCGCCACGACGCGACCCGGACCTACCGCACCGGCCTCGCCGGCGCCGACGCCGGGGCGGTCGAGTCGGTGTTCGACGAGCTTGCCGACGAGGCGCTCGCCGACGCGAGCGACGCCGAGACCGCGGCGGTCGAGCGCGCGGTCGAGTGTCGCTACGCGGGCCAGAGCTTCGAACTCGCGGTCGACGCGCCCGACCCGTTCGACCCCGAGACCGTGCGCGACCGGTTCCACGACGAACACGAGCGCGCCCGGGGCTACCGCATGGACGAGCCGGTCGACCTGGTCACCTGCCGAGTCACGGCGACGGTGCCGGGCGACCCGCCCGCCATCGCGTACGACCCCGAGGGCGACCCACTGGTCGGCAAGCGCGACGTGTTCTTCGAGTCGGGGTTCTACCGCGCGCCGGTGTACGACCGCGCCCGCGTCCCGGTCGGCGTGTCCGTCGACGGCCCGACGATCTTCGCCGGCGGCGAGAGCACCGTCGTCCTCCCGCCGCAGTGGACCGCCCGCGCCGACGAACAGGGGACGCTCGTGCTGGAGGCCGGTGAGCAATGA